From Ochotona princeps isolate mOchPri1 chromosome X, mOchPri1.hap1, whole genome shotgun sequence, one genomic window encodes:
- the ZC3H12B gene encoding probable ribonuclease ZC3H12B: MTATAAVETPKMDKSASKEEKQQPKQDSTEQGNADPEEWMSSESDHEQVTLKGGNTTTCQPKDGQLKRKELPSKPHRQLCRSPCLDRPSFSQSSILQDSKLDLEKEYQAKMDFALKLGYAEEQIQSVLHKLGPESLINDVLAELVRLGNKGDSEGQVNLTLVVPRGSSSREIPSPELSLEDEIDSSDNLRPIVIDGSNVAMSHGNKEEFSCRGIQLAVDWFLDKGHKDITVFVPAWRKEQSRPDAPITDQDVLRKLEKEKILVFTPSRRVQGRRVVCYDDRFIVKLAFDSDGIIVSNDNYRDLQVEKPEWKKFIEERLLMYSFVNDKFMPPDDPLGRHGPSLENFLRKRPVVPEHKKQPCPYGKKCTYGHKCKYYHPERANQPQRSVADELRISAKLSTVKTMSEGTLAKCGTGMSSAKGEITSEVKRVAPKRQSDPSIRSVAVEPEEWLSIARKPEASSVPSLVTALSVPTLPPPKSHAVGALNTRSASSPVPGSSHFPHQKASLEHMASMQYPPILVTNSHGTPISYAEQYPKFESMGDHGYYSMLGDFSKLNINSMHNREYYMAEADRGLYARNPNLCPDSRMSHTRNDNYSSYNNLYLAVADAHSEGSLKLHRSASQNRLQPFPHGYHEALTRVQSYGPEDSKQAPHKQSVPHLALHAQHPATGTRSSCPGDYAMPPNIHPGVPPQPGRALVMTRMDSISDSRLYESNPMRQRRPPLCREQHASWDPLPCAADSYGYHSYPLSNSLMQPCYEPVMVRSVPEKMEQLWRNPWVGMCNDSREHMIPEHQYQTYKNLCNIFPPNIVLAVMEKNPHTADAQQLAALIVAKLRAAR, from the exons ATGACGGCCACAGCTGCGGTGGAGACACCAAAAATGGACAAGAGTGCCTCCAAGGAAGAGAAACAACAGCCTAAGCAGGACAGCACGGAGCAGGGCAATGCTGACCCTGAAGAGTGGATGAGCTCTGAGAGTGACCATGAGCAGGTGACCCTGAAAGGCGGTAACACCACCACCTGCCAACCTAAAGATGGCCAACTGAAGAGGAAGGAGTTGCCCTCCAAGCCCCACCGCCAACTCTGCCGATCACCCTGCCTGGATCGCCCAAGTTTCTCCCAGAGCAGCATTTTACAGGATAGCAAGCTCGACTTGGAGAAAGAATACCAAGCCAAGATGGATTTCGCTCTGAAGCTGGGCTATGCAGAGGAACAGATTCAATCAGTACTGCACAAGCTGGGACCAGAATCACTTATTAATGATGTCTTGGCAGAGCTTGTCAGACTTGGCAACAAAGGTGATTCCGAAGGGCAGGTCAACCTGACTCTGGTAGTGCCTCGTGGGTCCAGCTCCAGAGAAATTCCAAGCCCTGAATTATCTCTTGAAGATGAAATTGACAGCAGTGATAATCTGAGGCCAATTGTCATTGATGGAAGCAACGTGGCAATGAG CCATGGAAATAAAGAAGAATTCTCCTGCCGAGGAATACAACTTGCTGTGGACTGGTTTTTAGATAAAGGTCATAAAGATATTACTGTATTCGTGCCTGCGTGGAGAAAGGAGCAGTCCCGCCCTGATGCACCAATTACAG ATCAAGATGTTCTACGGAAACTggaaaaggaaaagattcttGTCTTCACACCATCGCGAAGGGTCCAAGGCAGGAGGGTTGTCTGCTATGATGACCGGTTCATAGTCAAACTGGCTTTTGATTCTGATGGCATAATTGTGTCCAACGATAACTACCGAGACCTTCAAGTTGAAAAGCCAGAATGGAAGAAGTTCATCGAAGAGCGGTTGCTGATGTATTCTTTTGTGAATGACAA aTTTATGCCTCCAGATGATCCTTTAGGACGCCATGGCCCAAGCCTTGAAAATTTCCTAAGAAAGAGACCTGTCGTTCCTGAGCATAAGAAGCAACCATGTCCTTATG GCAAAAAATGCACCTACGGCCACAAGTGCAAATACTACCACCCGGAGCGGGCCAACCAACCGCAGCGTTCGGTGGCTGATGAGCTCCGCATCAGTGCCAAACTGTCCACAGTGAAAACCATGAGCGAAGGTACCCTGGCCAAGTGTGGCACAGGGATGTCTAGTGCCAAAGGTGAGATAACCTCAGAGGTCAAACGGGTGGCCCCCAAGCGCCAATCCGATCCCAGCATCCggtctgtggctgtggagcctGAGGAATGGCTGTCCATTGCCCGTAAGCCTGAGGCCAGCTCTGTCCCCTCGCTTGTGACCGCCCTAAGTGTCCCCacactcccaccccccaaaagCCATGCAGTGGGTGCGCTCAACACCCGTTCGGCCAGCAGCCCAGTACCAGGATCCTCCCATTTCCCACACCAGAAGGCCTCACTGGAGCACATGGCAAGCATGCAGTATCCTCCCATCCTCGTTACCAACAGCCATGGGACCCCTATTAGCTATGCTGAGCAATACCCAAAGTTTGAGTCCATGGGGGACCATGGCTACTATTCAATGTTAGGTGATTTTTCCAAGTTAAACATCAACAGCATGCATAATCGAGAGTACTACATGGCTGAAGCAGACCGGGGGCTGTATGCCCGGAATCCCAACCTCTGCCCAGACAGCCGCATGAGCCATACCAGGAACGACAACTATTCCTCCTACAACAATCTGTACTTGGCTGTAGCTGATGCCCATTCTGAAGGCAGTTTGAAGTTGCACCGCTCAGCATCTCAGAACCGACTGCAGCCCTTCCCTCATGGTTACCATGAAGCCTTAACACGAGTGCAGAGTTATGGCCCAGAGGATTCTAAGCAGGCCCCTCACAAGCAGTCAGTCCCACACTTAGCTCTGCATGCCCAGCACCCAGCAACTGGCACACGCTCCAGCTGTCCAGGAGACTACGCCATGCCTCCCAATATCCATCCCGGGGTACCTCCCCAGCCAGGCCGGGCCCTGGTGATGACACGGATGGACAGCATCTCTGACTCACGCCTCTATGAGAGCAACCCCATGAGGCAAAGACGACCTCCTCTGTGCCGGGAACAGCACGCCAGCTGGGACCCACTGCCCTGTGCAGCTGACTCCTATGGCTACCACTCCTATCccttgagtaacagcctcatgcAACCGTGTTATGAGCCAGTCATGGTACGCAGCGTCCCCGAAAAGATGGAGCAGCTTTGGAGGAATCCATGGGTTGGAATGTGCAATGATTCCAGGGAGCATATGATCCCAGAGCACCAGTATCAGACCTACAAGAACCTCTGCAATATCTTCCCTCCCAACATTGTCCTTGCAGTGATGGAGAAGAATCCCCACACAGCAGATGCCCAGCAACTGGCAGCCCTGATTGTTGCTAAGCTTAGGGCTGCACGTTGA